From a single Apostichopus japonicus isolate 1M-3 chromosome 12, ASM3797524v1, whole genome shotgun sequence genomic region:
- the LOC139977700 gene encoding uncharacterized protein, translated as MASLDDRDDRTIFVGNLDRSCTEVILYELFVQAGPLIGVKIPKERESGEARGFAFVEFKHDVSVPYALHLLNGTSLYGRQLNLKYRKGSKHEQNPNQGPPPQVFPKGFPNPLTVSEPPNVQRTLLPLPMPTYQFDPSLYQGQAMEMQKDRFRGSPVPDGYCSPVSQASPQSFSGSYGQQSYEDVRPSSRGQFRGTPPGSRDQSPRWAGNGRGERPRSEDRRQGHRNTEFARNESYPHHSRQERHHHHHHSREDERHHQRSRTVDDHQRGLNGGHHFRDRSVEDFNRRNTGFRSNDGYRHQYHR; from the exons ATGGCTAGTTTAGATGATCGTGACGACCGTACCATCTTCGTCGGTAACTTAGACCGAAGTTGCACAGAAGTGATATTATATGAGCTTTTCGTACAG GCTGGTCCTCTGATTGGAGTGAAGATCCCTAAAGAGAGAGAAAGTGGTGAAGCTAGAGGTTTTGCATTTGTTGAGTTTAAACACGATGTGTCAGTACCATATGCTTTGCACTTATTAAACGGCACATCACTTTATGGGAGGCAACTGAATTTGAAATATCGTAAAGGAAGCAAACATGAACAAAACCCAAACCAGGGGCCTCCACCTCAAGTATTTCCCAAAGGTTTTCCTAATCCCTTAACCGTTAGTGAACCACCAAATGTTCAAAGAACACTCCTTCCACTACCAATGCCAACTTATCAGTTTGACCCTTCATTATATCAAGGACAAGCAATGGAAATGCAAAAGGATCGATTCAGAGGAAGTCCTGTGCCAGATGGTTATTGTTCTCCTGTAAGTCAGGCCTCACCGCAAAGTTTCTCAGGATCATATGGACAACAATCATATGAAGATGTTAGGCCCTCCTCAAGAGGCCAATTCAGGGGTACGCCGCCAGGGTCCCGAGATCAGAGTCCGAGATGGGCCGGTAACGGCAGAGGGGAAAGACCTAGATCAGAAGATAGAAGGCAAGGCCATAGGAACACAGAGTTTGCAAGAAACGAATCGTATCCACATCACAGTCGACAGGaacgacatcatcatcatcatcattcaagAGAAGATGAGAGACACCACCAAAGGAGTCGAACAGTAGATGACCACCAGAGAGGATTGAATGGTGGACATCATTTCAGGGATAGATCAGTAGAGGACTTTAATAGAAGGAACACTGGCTTTAGGTCAAATGATGGTTATCGGCATCAGTATCATAGATGA